Proteins encoded by one window of Microplitis mediator isolate UGA2020A chromosome 1, iyMicMedi2.1, whole genome shotgun sequence:
- the LOC130672651 gene encoding cyclin-A1 produces the protein MATIRIYEDQENRITDTRRNKDNNLVLKDHNQQGQPGLQQQKRAVLGVLHNNCHRNKPEITKDDKFSKTKAYIPPQLEFKVFDDKRDAPFKVYEEKVEEKQQQQHHQQKTLLLRDHETQVQVKRITEVTSSSTTTSTSTVSIKDNERRPVLEVNPVSIVPAYRPVLQEIIDPTIELCKRTNDDYHPASPMSLDKSIASLMSIESAKKELRNKRDSAKALKNNFYDVDEYRADIYNYLRIAETHHRPKPGYMKKQPDITYAMRSILVDWLVEVAEEYRLQSETLYLAVSYIDRFLSYMSVVRAKLQLVGTAAMFIAAKYEEIYPPDVGEFVYITDDTYTKKQVLRMEHLILRVLSFDLTVPTPLAFIRDLCISNNLSDKILYLAMYLCELSMLEADPYLQFLPSHLASSAVAVARHTLQEEAWPHELELATGYSLSDLKKCIKYLTETFNNAGNIQQQAIQEKYKSSKYAHVALLLPRSTEVLAYDDDDSESA, from the exons atggccacgATACGGATTTATGAAGATCAAGAAAATCGAATTACTGATACTAGACgtaataaagataataatttaGTATTGAAGGATCATAATCAACAAGGACAACCGGGATTACAACAGCAAAAACGTGCGGTATTGGGCGTCCTTCATAACAACTGCCATAGGAATAAACCT gaAATTACAAAGGATGATAAATTTAGCAAAACAAAAGCTTATATACCACCACAATTggaatttaaagtttttgatGACAAGCGTGACGCGCCATTCAAAGTATACGAAGAAAAAGTTGAagaaaaacaacaacaacaacaccaCCAgcaaaaaacattattattacgtGATCATGAAACTCAAGTACAGGTAAAACGTATAACAGAAGTAACTTCATCATCAACAacaacatcaacatcaacagTATCTATAAAAGATAATGAACGTCGTCCAGTATTGGAAGTTAATCCAGTCAGTATTGTACCAGCATATCGTCCAGTTTTACAGGAAATAATTGATCCTACTATTGAATTATGTAAACGCACCAACGATGATTATCATCCGGCAAGTCCGATGTCATTGGACAAATCAATAGCCTCATTGATGTCTATTGAGTCAGCTAAAAAAGAATTGAGAAATAAACGTGACAGTGCTAaggcattaaaaaataatttttatgatgttGATGAATATCGAGCtgatatttacaattatttgcGTATCGCTGag acacaTCATCGACCAAAACCAGGTTACATGAAAAAACAACCAGACATAACGTACGCAATGCGTTCAATCCTCGTTGACTGGTTGGTTGAAGTTGCTGAAGAGTATCGTTTACAATCAGAAACTCTTTATTTAGCTGTATCATACATTGACAGATTTTTATCTTATATGTCGGTAGTACGTGCTAAATTACAATTAGTTGGTACTGCAGCAATGTTTATTGCTGCTAAATATGAAGAAATTTATCCACCAGATGTTGGTGAATTTGTTTACATTACTGATGACACGTATACTAAAAAACAAGTATTGAGAATGGAGCATTTAATTTTGAGGGTATTGTCTTTTGATTTAACGGTACCAACCCCATTAGCTTTTATACGTGATTTATGTATCAGTAATAATTtgtctgataaaattttatatcttgctATG TACTTATGTGAACTATCAATGTTGGAAGCAGATCcgtatttacaatttttaccaAGTCATTTAGCATCATCGGCAGTTGCTGTCGCTCGTCATACATTACAAGAAGAAGCATGGCCACATGAATTAGAATTAGCAACAGGTTATAGTTTgagtgatttaaaaaaatgtattaaatacTTAACAGAGACATTTAATAATGCCGGTAATATTCAACAACAAGCGatacaagaaaaatataaaagcagTAAATATGCTCATGTTGCACTATTATTACCACGTAGTACTGAGGTATTAGCttacgatgatgatgattctGAAAGtgcttga